Part of the Brassica oleracea var. oleracea cultivar TO1000 chromosome C8, BOL, whole genome shotgun sequence genome is shown below.
AAAGAATCGTGACAATAGCATATCTCATGTCTCATTTCAATTTTTCAATTTTTTCTCTTTGCTTCACTAGATAGCTATTTAGTTTTTGGGTTTAACTAATTACTAAATACTATTTGCAAAACCAAAAACTCGATTAAGATCCAAAACTAAAAAGTATTTTGCATTCAACCGAGATTTAGAAATATTAATAAACTCAAACCGAATCTGATTAAATCCGAATCGAATCCGAGCTCGGCTTTTGTAATATCCAAATGGGACCAAAATTCATAAATCTAAAAATCCAAAATACGATTGAATCCAAACAGAAACCATGTTGGTCCTCCAAATGTCTAGCCCTAGTTTATTGTGAAAATTGAAAAAAAATGAACTTCATAATTTTTGTTATAAACTTATAATATGATAAAAAATAGTTTTTTTTAGAGAAATAGCCTCAAAAACATTCAACATGTTTTTCTTCTTACACCAGTAGCCAATAATGAAAGTGATCAAATTAAATTTCATTAAAAGATTAAATGACAGTTATATCATTTTACTAAAGATATATTACATATTATAGATATTTAAACTAAAAAAGTTCAAAAATCAAATTCGTTTTTTTCAAAAAAAAATGATTTTTCTTAAAAAGTGTTTAAGAAGACATTTATGAATGTGTATGATATCCTTACAAGAAAATGTCATCACCTCATGTCGAAAGAACTAAGGAACCTCTGCATTTAATTCACACTAATTGATTTATGTATTTAAAATACATACAAACTAGAGGTGAAAAAAATTACTTTGTGGTCTTCATAGATGATTGCACAAAATATTGTTATCCAAATTTATTACATATCATAGATGAATCTTTAGATAAATTGAAGGAATTTAAACATGAGGTTGAAAATCAGCTTAAAGCGACTATGAAAATGTCATCAACTCAAACAGAGTGAATTTTTGCACACTCTCGATAAATTTATCTGTCTAGTCAGGATTAGTGTAAAGTATAATAACTAGAGTCTATTAAGTCAGTATTTAGTCTGTATATGCTTAGAGTTATTTCTATTCATGTGGGGGATAGCCAAAACTTTGTTTTTCACCAAGTTCGTAATCTCGTCGATCGGAGGTTGTTTCAAAGAATTGTTTATGCAGTAGAGGTGGCAAATAAACCAAATCTGAAAACTGAATCGAATCTAGTTTGATTGAAATGAATTCGAACCGAACCAAATCCAATATAAGTACAAAATGGAACTTGTTTTATCTCGGATTATGAGTTTTGTACAATTAGAATCCGAATCCGAATGGATATCCAAAAAAAACTGAAACATTCAAAATTCCGAAAAAGCACTTATACCAAACCTGAACTCGGTCCCGAATAAGTACCCAAAATATTCTGATTTCATTGAGTACCCAAAATAAGTATGAATTACATGAATAGTTAACTCATATATTTAGTTTGATATATTTTGATATGTGGTGTTTTTTCTTCTTCTATATAAGCGAGTTTATCGGGTTTGATGTGTTTTTTCTTCGGGTTTGTCGAGTATGATATGTTTGCACATAGTTTATGAGTTCTGTTTTCTAATTTCATTCTCTAATTTCACTTGTCAAAAATTACATTAAAACCAAAAAGAATCGTTACAGGAGCATATCCCATTTCTCATTTCAATTTTTTTCAATTTTGAGTCTTTGATTCACTAGATATTTATTTTGTTTTTGGGTTTAACTAATTACAAAATAGTATTTTGAAATCGAAAACCTGATTAAGATACAAAACCCTAAAGTATATTGGGTTCAACTAAGATTTGGAAATATTGTTAAAACCAAACCGAATCAGAGTAAATCTGAACTGAATCCGAACTGAACTTCTATAACATCCTAATGAGACTGAAATTCATAAACCCTAAAATCCAAAATCCGATTGAACCCAAACTGGAACCCACTTAGTCCCCCGAATGCCCAGCCTAAGTTATGTGAAAATTGGAAAAACAGAACTTCATCACTTTTGTTATAATATGATAAAACATTTTTTTAGTGAAATGATCTCAAAAACATTCAACATGATTTTCTTCTTAAAATAGAGACAATGATTTAAGTAATCAAATTAGATTTCATTACAAGATTAAACGACAGTATATCATTTTACTAAAGATATACATATATATATATATATTTAAACCAAGGTCTTTGAGAAAAATTTGCTCAGCATCCTTGGGCGCCTTCTCAATTCCGACCAACAGTCCATGTCAAGAATAATTGCAGACATACCAAACAATTGGTGGGTGTACGATCGGGTCCGAGGTATTTCCTTCCCAAAGGACAATTTCCAGTTCATCTTTGACATAGAAGAGAACCTCCAAACAGTTTTCAGTGATCGTCCATGGTCTTTCAACTACTGGACCATGATTCCTGAGCGATGGACTGCAAACCCTCCTGATGACTTCCTCACCAAGTTTGAAGTGAGGATCCGTATCAGGCATATCCCATACAACTACTACACGAGAGAGACAATGCACGACCTTGAAAAAGCCATTGGAAAGGTTGAGGAAATAGCATTTGATCCCAACATTTCACATGTTGTAAATATGCCTGATACGGATCCTCACTTCTAACCGTACTATTCTATTAGTGCTTTTCCCACGTGTCTCCTTCAGAAAACCAAGTTTCTGAAAGAATTGCATGGTCGGTGATAAGAGATAATATCTCTATTGTATGTGGAAAAATGGTCCGTTGTGGCTTACCACAATCCTTAAAGGGCGGGTACATTTTTTGTTTTATATATTTTGTTAGAAATTTAGTTTAACTTTTGTGATTTTTATATCATATTTGTATTTTTTTGGTAATCATATTTTTGTAAAATATTTATCTTAACTGATTAGTAAAAGGTTTTAATATATTCTATTTAAAACAGAAACATAGTCTATTAATAATTAGATTATAAATAGTTGGAATAAACTTATATCAATAAGTCATATTCATGTTTTAATAAAATAATATTGAAATCTCCTACTAATTATTTAAGAAAAATATTTTACAAAAAAAGACAAATATGATTAAAACCTCCCAAATATAAAAATTAAATTTCTAAAATAAAATGTAAAGGAAAAATATACCCGTCCTTGAAAGACATGTCATAATCAAGTTATTGAAATATTAAAAAATACTATTTATTAATTGAGTTACTCAGGTATTTTTTTATCCAGGACCTTAAAAATTATTCGAATTACCTAATATTTTTATTCAAATAACCAAATATTTATAATGAAAAACTTAGATTATCCGATGTTTTTACATACATTAAGCAAAATTATCCAGAAAACTTAGCTAGAACCAATATTTTAAAAACTGGACCGAACATCGACTCGTTATTTTTACTGGATGACTGGTCGAACCGGTTCAACCGGTTTTTGAGAAACTTATATATTTTTGTTATATTCATTATATATATATATATATATATATATATTTATATGTAATTGTATTTGTTGATATGATCAATTTTTTTAAAAAAATACTTAGATTTTAATATTATGTAACCCTTAAATGTAAATTATAACTATGAACATAAATAATGAAAATGACCAAAAATATTTATGTAAAATTATTTTTATAAATGCTAACGAAAATATAGCAAGTGTGTAATGAAAATAAAATAACTGTGTGTAAGGAAAATAATGATTTTGGTTTCTTATTACAAACGACTAAAATCAGGAATTGATCAAGAAATGTCATTTATGGTAAGTATTAAGAATCAAACTTATTTGATTATGTTTGGAATTGGTTAAACCGAGTTTTGTAATTAATAAATTTGGGAATCAATAATATTAAATTTCAAGTGGCGCCTGGTGGCAATTGTTGGTTCAGTTGCTTAGTTTCCTAATATTTTTTTTGTCGGCAGTTTCCTAATTCTATACGACAAAAGCTTGTTGTGTATTTTTATTTATTTTTTTAATAAGTGGCATAATTGTAATTTTTTATCATCTTCTCCAGATTTTTTTTTTTAGGGTTTGAACACTGTAAATCTATTTTCATGGCGGCGATCAACTATTTCCTTGTAAATTATCAAATTGTTGTGTGATTACGTATCAGTTATGTCTCAAATACATAGATCTGTCGTAAAACATCAGTTTTAAACATTCAAAAGTCAAACAAAAAAAAAATCGCGACCTTCGATTTGTTTGCCGCCTATGACGAAATCACTACGCCCAAGCACAGCTCAATATCTCGCTAAGCGCAGCGCTTAATCGGGTGCCTTACGAGAATTTTCGAACATGGCCCTTGTCTTAATTTTTGTAGTCTCATACCAGTAAGTGGAATGAAGGAAATCAGCTAGAAAGTGAATTCAGAAACCACAAATGGATAGATAATATAATTTGTGTACTATGAATTTTTGTGTGAGTTCTGTATTTGTTTGTCACTGAGAAATTAATCGATGATCATAATAAGCGCTTTTAAAGAGAACCGGATAACTGTTTCTGCTAGAGAAAGTTGTAAATTACGACGTAGTCAGTGTTTTAATATAATTAGATGCAGTTATATAAAAATCAGTTTTTTTAAAATTGGATTCAACTAATATCAATGGAGTATGTTTCTGTTTTAATAGTATTGATTTTCTAACATGGCTTGACATGACCCTATGTGTTTTTTAGTATCGTTTATATCAAGTATTGTAGGAAGTTGGTTTAAACAAAAGGTTGAGTGAATTATTTGAAACATATGATATGATTTATATTAAATGTTGCGTAGTCACGTGGTATATTAAAAGATAAATAAAAAGCTGAGTGAGTTAAAGTAGATTTTTAAATGTTAAAGGACATTATTTGGTTGACATATTTGGGGTTAGTTATAATATTTGGTTATAAGTAATATGTTAGACTAAAAATGAATAGGTGAAAAGAACTTTTCAACTAATATCAATGGGGCATGTTTCTGTTTTAATAGTATTGATTGATTTTCGAACATGGTCCTTGTCTTAATTTTTGTAGTCTCAGACCAGTAAGTGGAATGAAGGAAATCAGCTAGAAAGTGAATTCAGAAACCACAAATGGATAGATAATATAATTTGTGTACTCTGAATTTTTGTCTGAGTTCTGTATTTGTTTGTCACTGAAAAATTAATCGATGATCATAAAAAGCGCTTTTAAAGAGAACCGGATAACTGTTTCTGCTAGAGAAAGTTGTAAATTACGATGTAGTTAGTGTTTTAATATAATTAGATGCAGTTATATAAAAATCAATTTTTTTAAAATTGGATTCAACTAATATCAATGGGGCATGTTTCTGTTTTAATAGTATTGATTCTCATTTAAATTACTTTTGAAATTTGTTGGCTTCAGTTTTTCGATAACACGTGTGTTTTGTTTACAAAAGGAAACAATTTCACTGAAATTATATGACGATGTAATTATTATTTAGTGTCAAAAAAATAGCTGAAAAGGTATATACTAAAATTTTAGATAAGTTAAAAATATCAATAACGATAAAATTGTGTTCCTCTCCTTAAATCGCTCTGGTGTTCCTATAAGTAGTTCAGATTCTTTGTCAACACAATTCAATCTAGCAAAAATTTATCTAAAAACAAAAATCCTAATCAATAGTACAATAATCTTTTAAATATTAATAGAGAGTAGAAGAAAAAATCGTGCAAACTAAAATGGAAAAAGTAAATTTCTTTGCAATAATCTTTATGGTGTTGTTAGTCGTGACAAGGGTTTCTGCGGAAGAGCCACCGGTGAAAGTGACGGCCAATGAGGTGACTCTTGCGGCGGAGGCGGCAGCATCGAGTTTGAAAAGCAGCGCCGGAGAGGCTGCTCAAGGGGCCAGAACATGGGCCGATTGGGCTACGAGCAAATTCAGGTAACATTTGTCTTATTTCCTTTTTCTGTTATTCTTTAACGTTAAATATTTTGGGAGAAAAACCAATTATCAATTAAGTTTTTGGTAGTATTCTCTTCAGACGTCGTTAAATTACAATCTTTCCGACTTCGTTTATAATTTCAAAATTCCTCTCGTTAACACAAAGTTTTAAAGAACATGGGTCAATCAGTGCACCATTCGTTACCAGTTAGCGTTTATCATTAACCAATTTATCTTATGTTTTTGCAAGGAATGCTGGCGTAAATTTTGAAAAAGCACCCGATTCAGAGTAAACGTATGGAAGTCTCAAGTAAACATCTACCTTCAAGAATAAGCATAAATGTTTATCAAGAAAAATATGTAAATTGAGCAAGCAACAATATAGTTGCATTCTCTTGTATCTTATTGTATAAGAAAACTTTCCATTAAAGCTAACACGTAATTATCAATGAAATTTGATAATATTATGTAAAACCAATACAAAACTTAAAACTCATATAGATGTAGTTTATGTATCTAGAGAACACTAATACTCATGGACCTCTCTGACTTGACACGGAAGACATGTTTATTGCAAAACAGAGAGACCAAATCCTTTCTCCTTAGGTGAACAATATGTCCAAAGTTTCTACTTCTTCTAGATGCCAACAACTTATAAATATGAAGTACCCCAAAAACACTGGGAGAGAAACGTAGAAATCAATAAGATCATTATAACTACCATTTGACCCATCAGTCTATGGATAGAACAAGATCCATATGCCACATTACTTTCTTCCGCGGGTTAGCCTCTGCAAATGGTAATTGATGTTTCCCCACGACTTGGACTTCTCCGCCTACAAAGCAAAAGAGTTTCAAGTAAACAAAAAGTTCACCAGCAAAGGCAGAAGAAGACAAAAGTAAACACGCAAAGAAAGTTATTTACATGTCCGTTCATACAAACGCTCAGGAGGTTCTTCTGTTTCTCGCAGTTATCATCTTTGCATTTGTTGAGAGCCATGCAGTTGAGGAACGTCACCATCTCCTTCATACATGGTTTCGCTATACCACCGAGCTTTTTCGGGTTTATGTACAAATTTCCAGCCTTTCTCCCCATGGCTCACTCAAGTATAAAGAAACACCAACTGAGGAACCAGAAGTCAGAAAAAAAAAACAGGAATCAATACTAACTCGCAGAGGAGAGGACCAAACAAACATTCCGACAAAGCTTCCTTCAACTGAACTTATCCTAAAATACTCACATTTTTATAACACTGAGAAAAGTTCTAATCACATTTAGGAATTTAAGAACATTCTAATCATACAAATCCATCAGAAGCAGCATCTAATTACATAAATGAATAATACTGTATGGCCCTTGTGATTAACCAATGCAGATGAAATATACAAACCCAAGGACCATAGCTAGAAATCAAATAAAAATAACTTGGATTCGAGCAGCATACAGAAACGGTCACAGATCCGAGAAGTAGAACGAATCAGATCGAAACTAAAAATCGAAAGATTGAATCAACGACACATTTTGAGAGAGGATTGGAGCCGAAACAACTTACAGTGTTGGTAGAAGCGGAATAATGGATTGATTTCTGAGGGAGACGCTGGAGAAATGGCGAAGAATCGCAGGTGAGGAAAAGATGCTGAGAAAAGAAAAGTACAAAACCCTATGGTTATTTGAGGTAGCCCATGGACTCTTTCCCACCATGACCCGGCCCAGTGATGACTTTACCCATTGAATAGTGGATACTTGAACCGAACCAAAATTTAATTATTTGGTAGAGCAGTTATCTTTTGGATATCCACGCACGTGCCGCCGTCAATGTCCATCTGTTTCTTTCTACTTTATGTTTTTTCTTTGCATCAACCATCTATTTCCCTGCGATAACTATCATATAACATCAATTCTCCACAAAACTATGACATCATGCTATATCTCCACGAATCGAAAATTGCAAACCTATATCTCCACGAATCAATACTTTGAAACTTAATTACCCACACACTATGGTTTTTAATCGGTTTATTGGTTTGAATCAGTTTACTCCGAACCAAATAATTTTAAACCAATTAAACCAAATAAAAATTCAATTTACTTAAATATATACATATATCTTTCTTTTTTTTTAAATATCATCTTCTTCACATACATTTATTCTTTTTTTTTGGGTAAGATGTTAAGATTACCATTTTCTGAGAAATTACACTGTTATTTTTAAACAACTTATTACAGCAAGGAAACAAAAACAACCAACAACAACTCAGGGTAAGAAAAACCTCAAGGAGGTCTTATACAAGAAAGATAAAAAAAAAGTAGAGAAGAGACATTTATTCTCATTCTTCATCATCATCGTTAAAGGTAGCCATGGCAAAAATTGATATTTTCTCATGATCAAACTTTTTCTCCTTATAACTATATTCAGCTATGTGTCAATTTCCTAAAGACGTCAATCTCTATTGCTCCTTATGACGTTCCTCCTCCTCTAACCCTTCACGCATTGTCTCCAAACATCTCCACAATCCAGAGGCCCCAATCTCTCCTCCTCAGTCGCAGTCTAATCGGAAACGAAGTTCCTTCGGTGGAAGCTCTGTTGCCGTGAATCATCATCACATGACTCCTCTCACCATCGTCGATCCAACGAGATATTGCAGCAGAGACTTGCAGTTTCCGGCAACTATGCTTACCTAGCCGACACATTTGATGTTTTCCGATGGAAAAGACGATCTGGGTTGAATCTGAATGACTTGTTGATAATCAAATGTTCAGCATGGTTTCTGGTCTCAAAGAAAAGGCTTGGACCGATATCTTTGATGGAGGAGATGATGATTATTTGGAAGAAGAACGTGGGTTTGATGTTTCTTTGAAAATATAAACTACAGAAGGCATTAAGCCATTAACACAAAACTTTAGAACCTCGTAAAATCAGAGTTAGGATTTCAGAGTGTCTCGGATCAAAAAGGAAAAAGACCAAAAGATATGATTCATGGAATATCAGACCGTACAAAGCTCCACTTATCACATGAAGAGAAGAATTGGAGTTTATGAGTACCTGAGATTACAGATGTAATGGCTACAGAAGAAACTCATGGAGAAGCAAAGATTCTGGTGAAAAAAAAAAAATTTATCACAAAAAGGAAAGAGCTTAGTTATTTCGAGGAACGACAACGGTTAAATCGTTGGAAACCATAGTGTTTCGGGTATAAATTTCACAGGTTTGTTTTTAGAACTTAAGAAGGTTATAACGAAATGGCTAACCCTTGGTTAACTATTGCCCTTGCTTCCCCCTTGAACCCTGCAAGCCCGGCCGGCATCCTCCGCCGTCCTCCTCCCCTACCTGACCCTCCGGACCCCTTACAGTTCCCCCCCCCTCCNNNNNNNNNNNNNNNNNNNNNNNNNNNNNNNNNNNNNNNNNNNNNNNNNNNNNNNNNNNNNNNNNNNNNNNNNNNNNNNNNNNNNNNNNNNNNNNNNNNNTACAAGATCAGGCAGATTGTTTCATCAGTTCCTTGTGGACGCTTACAAAATGATATAATCGAGTAGACTGAGTTACTTGTGGCTGAATCAGAAAAAGCTCCGGTCAAGTAGTTACGCTGCAATCCAGAAAGCAGCTACAAGAGCTGGAGCTAAGATGGCTGAGCAAGGGAGCCGAATTTTCATTCCAGCAAATTTCACCAGGGGAAAAAGGTATATGAAGCAGCACTACTATGATGCCATGGCTCTGTGCAAATACCATGGATTTCCCGATATTTTCATCACTTTTACGTGCAATCCAAAATGGCCTGAAGTTACAAGGTATCTGAAAAAATATAACCTGACCACCGAAGACAGACCAGAAATATTGCGTAGAGTTTTCAAGATGAAACTCGATAATCTTATCGGCGAGTTGACTAAAAAGAATGGCTCCTTATTTGGGCACGTTGCTGCAAGTAAATCTCCTTTACATGTTGCTTATATTAATTGTTTAAGCAAAACAACTAATGTAGATAGTATTTTGTTCGTAAAATTTTTCTAAATATTTTATTTTTTATTTTGTCAGTAATGTACACGATTGAGTTTCAGAAAAGAAGAATGTTATTCTTGCCTTCATGGAAAAAGGATCAAAATTTCCAACAGCCAATGATATAGATAAGATTATTTCCGCTGAAATACCAGACAAGACAGTAGATCCAGACCTGTATGTAATCGTTGGGGATTGTATGATGCATGGTCCTTGCGGTGGATATGGTTAACGGTAAATGTTCTAAGATCTTTCCGAAACCTCTCAACATCAGGACATCGATTGACGCAAATGGATTTCCAGCTTACATGCGTCGGATTGATGGTAGGTTCATTGAGAAAAATGGAATCAGATTAGACAATGGATTTGTTGTACCATACAACAGAGACCTCATGCTTCGATATCGCGCGCATATGAATGTCGAGTGGTGCGTCCAAACACGAGCTGTTAAGTATCTTTTTAAATATATCCATAAGGGACCTGATTATGCCTCAGCTGCAATGGATAAAGAAGATGAAGATGGCGTCATTGACGAAATCAAAACATATTAAGACTGCAGGTATTATTATATTTATACCAATTCGTGTTACTATTTAGAAAGTACTATATTCTATAAATTTATAACAATATATTAAAAATTCAGTAGAAACTCTATAAGCAATTCATCAATCATAGAAGATCAATAAATTAATACTAATTAGAATATTGAACTTTATATATTAACTTCATTTCTCCAATCCAAGTTTGGGCAAATGTAAAATATCATACAATACGAAAAAATTAATAAGATAATAAAGGAAAGACGTCAAGTTAGTTAAATATATGGTCACACTCAAGTTCTAAGTCAATAATATCATATACTATATTCGTTGGATGTTATAATATACAATTTTTTCCAGAATTTTTACTATATGTTTTTGTATATATCATTTTTATTATCATTTATAATTTATTAATAATAGATATAAAACAAAATTTGTATTCTACGCTATGTATTTGCAAAGGAAACGAAAATACATCAATAATCTATTACTATTAGTACAAATATATATGTATAAGCTTTAAAAAATATATAATAACATAGATGAAATTTATATAACTCATTTGTTTATAATAAAATAAATACATTATTAACAAATAGAGTTTATCTGTCTTTTACATTTTAAGGTCTACGTTCATCTTTACTAATTAATGTTTTCGTATTTCTTAATTAGATATATTACTGCATGCGAGTCGTCGTGGCGGATTCTTGCTTTTCCTACACATTTTCGTACTACTTCTGTAGAGAAACTTGGCTTTCATCTTCCGGATCAGGAACTGGTATTTTTTTATGAAGATAAACCTATTGAGAGTATTCTCAACAAAAAGACTGTCAACCAATCCATGTTTTTGGCCTGGTTTAGCAAACAGAAAATAAGCAGAGGCAAGACAGTTGACATATGCCGAATTTCCAACAAAATTCGTTTGGAAATCAGGTACGAGAGAATGGGTACCACGGAAACGAGGCTTTGCGATAGGGAGGATTGCGCTTATTCAGCCATCAGGTGATGAGCTATATTTCTTAAGAGTATTGCTAAATTGGGTAAGAGGGCCGACATCATATGAGGATATAAGAACAGTTGATGGTGTTTTATATCCTACATACGAAGATGCTTGCTATGCGTTGGGATTGATGGATGATGACAAGGAATTCATAGAAGCTATCAAAGATGCCAGTGACTGTAGTTCTACCACGTATGCCAGGAAGCTTTTTGCGAGGATGTTGGTTTCCAAATCTTTGTCTCAGTCTCATGTTGTGTGGAAAGCTACTTGGGAGTATTTTACCGACGATATTCTTTACAAGAATCGGCGAGAAACTAGACGACCTGGTGAGTTTTGTCTAATTAACTTTTTTAATGTAAGAATGTCTATGTTAATTTA
Proteins encoded:
- the LOC106308499 gene encoding uncharacterized protein LOC106308499: MSRIIADIPNNWWVYDRVRGISFPKDNFQFIFDIEENLQTVFSDRPWSFNYWTMIPERWTANPPDDFLTKFEVRIRIRHIPYNYYTRETMHDLEKAIGKVEEIAFDPNISHVVNMPDTDPHF
- the LOC106309904 gene encoding uncharacterized protein LOC106309904, with protein sequence MEKVNFFAIIFMVLLVVTRVSAEEPPVKVTANEVTLAAEAAASSLKSSAGEAAQGARTWADWATSKFRNAGVNFEKAPDSE
- the LOC106309905 gene encoding uncharacterized protein LOC106309905, translating into MGRKAGNLYINPKKLGGIAKPCMKEMVTFLNCMALNKCKDDNCEKQKNLLSVCMNGHAEKSKSWGNINYHLQRLTRGRK